In Mercurialis annua linkage group LG5, ddMerAnnu1.2, whole genome shotgun sequence, a single genomic region encodes these proteins:
- the LOC126680200 gene encoding receptor-like protein EIX2 — protein MSSSCRIIIILFLINFVFCNVSFISCGICIPGEREALLQFKNELTDPSNRLASWIDDTDCCRWSGVVCHNVTGHVVELHVTSLSEDEYYTTYDDAAAAPPPYREFAEKSVFGGKINPSLLYLKHLKYLDLSYNNFGGIPIPKFLGSMTSLRYLNLSGAGFGGMVPHQLGNLSNLQYLNLKGDDYFYHPKYVESLYWLSSLRSLEFIDLSSVNLSKAYDWLRVLNTLPSLVELHLSGCDLYPIDHHLPLVNFSSLAKLDLRTAFQPREGVVPRWIFGIKTLTFLDLARNYFLGPIPLHIQNLTSLIQLDLSHNQFNSSLPDWLDGVSQLEFLYLQFNMLEGRIPSSLGNLTSLDTIYLSYNNGLKGGIPASFKNLCNLRSLDLSFLQMFQDINEVLEILSECPFLRLESLFLFSCRLSGHLTNHLVELKNLVSLDLNGNSIFGHIPESLGELNSLHYLNLGNNYLNGTLPDSFGMLENLERIDLSRNALEGKVYETHFTKLKNLKSFRASGNHLVFRVTPDWVPPFQHIEELYLVSCHVGPLFPAWLRPLNHLNSLDLSNSKISSTLPIWFLNMSLSAVVINLSHNQMHGNIPYINLSSSSAIESQGSYIDLSSNHFEGPLPQVSSNLTQLNLSNNSFTGSISNFLCGNMHEVNAMAFLNLGKNHLSGELPNCWENWKNLRFLKLSDNNFSGKFPPSFGMLTEIEFLDIHNNNMSGEIPLSLQSWNYLYVLDLRGNGLRGDISTWTTGEQLPQLVILNLRENKFHGKISEKLCHMTSLQILDLADNNLSGAIPECISNLTAMETGEGSGQWTTGWITGSVSVITSSAITSKGRRLEYDSILIYVRSLDLSNNKLTGEIPEEITSLVQLQSLNLSNNLLSGRIPKDMGAMQSLQSLDFSQNLLIGEIPQSMASLSKLSRLNLSYNKLSGRIPVSTQLGSLEASSFIGNNLSGPPLTKDPRDAHTVQIDKESRTADEEAGVVDWFYVYVSIAPGFVVGFWVVVGPLAFNRQWRDLYFAHLNRLWNKILECCNCML, from the coding sequence atgtcacaagtctttctGAAGATGAGTATTATACCACTTATGATGATGCTGCCGCTGCTCCTCCTCCTTACAGGGAGTTTGCAGAGAAATCAGTGTTTGGAGGTAAGATCAATCCATCTTTGCTTTACTTGAAGCACCTGAAATATTTAGATCTCAGCTACAATAATTTTGGAGGAATTCCAATTCCAAAATTTCTGGGCTCTATGACAAGTCTAAGATACCTTAATCTTAGTGGAGCAGGATTTGGAGGAATGGTTCCTCATCAACTTGGAAACCTCTCAAATTTGCAATACCTAAATCTCAAAGGAGATGATTACTTTTATCATCCCAAATATGTTGAGAGCTTATATTGGCTTTCTAGTCTTAGATCACTAGAATTCATTGACCTGAGTAGCGTGAACCTTAGTAAAGCTTATGATTGGCTGCGCGTGTTAAATACGCTTCCTTCACTTGTGGAATTACACTTGTCAGGCTGTGATCTTTATCCGATTGATCATCATCTTCCCTTGGTTAACTTTTCATCCCTTGCAAAACTTGATTTAAGAACTGCTTTTCAACCTCGTGAGGGCGTAGTGCCCCGTTGGATTTTTGGCATTAAAACTTTGACTTTTCTTGATCTTGCAAGGAATTATTTCCTTGGACCTATACCTCTTCATATTCAAAACTTAACCTCGCTGATACAACTTGATTTATCACATAATCAGTTCAATTCTTCCCTACCAGATTGGTTGGATGGTGTTTCCCAACTCGAGTTTCTTTACCTTCAATTCAATATGTTAGAAGGTAGAATTCCAAGCAGCCTTGGGAATTTGACTTCCCTCGATACCATTTACTTGTCCTATAATAATGGACTCAAAGGAGGAATTCCAGCATCATTCAAAAATCTTTGCAATTTGAGGTCACTTGATCTATCTTTTTTGCAAATGTTCCAAGACATTAATGAGGTATTAGAAATTCTGTCAGAGTGTCCCTTCCTCAGACTGGAGTCGTTATTTTTGTTTTCCTGTCGCTTATCAGGTCATCTCACCAATCATCTTGTGGAATTGAAGAATCTAGTCAGCTTGGATCTTAACGGTAATTCAATTTTTGGTCACATTCCTGAGAGTTTAGGGGAGCTGAATTCCTTACATTACCTCAACCTGGGGAACAACTACCTGAATGGAACACTCCCAGACAGTTTTGGAATGCTTGAAAATTTAGAAAGGATAGATTTATCTCGAAATGCATTAGAAGGAAAAGTTTATGAAACTCATTTCACAAAGCTCAAAAATCTAAAGAGCTTTAGGGCATCTGGGAACCATCTAGTTTTTAGAGTTACCCCTGATTGGGTTCCTCCTTTTCAACACATTGAAGAATTATATTTAGTGTCCTGCCATGTTGGCCCTTTGTTTCCCGCATGGCTTCGTCCGCTTAATCATTTAAACAGTCTCGACTTGTCCAACTCCAAAATTTCAAGCACCCTTCCTATTTGGTTCCTTAACATGTCTCTCTCAGCTGTTGTTATCAATCTCTCTCATAATCAGATGCATGGAAATATTCCATACATCAACCTGAGCTCTAGCAGTGCCATTGAATCTCAAGGTTCATACATTGACTTGAGCTCAAATCATTTTGAAGGTCCTCTGCCTCAAGTGTCTTCCAATCTCACACAATTGAATCTTTCCAACAATTCATTCACAGGGTCAATATCTAACTTTTTATGTGGTAACATGCACGAGGTAAATGCTATGGCTTTCCTTAACCTTGGGAAAAATCATTTATCCGGTGAGTTGCCCAATTGTTGGGAGAACTGGAAGAATTTAAGATTTCTGAAACTAAGCGACAACAATTTCAGTGGGAAATTTCCTCCATCGTTTGGAATGTTAACAGAAATCGAGTTTTTGGACATCCACAACAACAATATGTCTGGTGAAATACCATTGTCACTTCAAAGTTGGAACTACTTATATGTACTTGACTTGCGTGGAAATGGATTACGAGGAGATATCTCAACATGGACGACAGGAGAACAACTTCCTCAGTTAGTAATTCTCAATCTTCGTGAAAATAAATTTCACGGCAAGATATCCGAAAAATTATGCCACATGACGTCTTTACAAATTTTGGATCTTGCTGATAACAATCTCAGTGGAGCTATACCGGAATGTATCAGTAATTTGACTGCGATGGAAACAGGAGAGGGCAGTGGACAGTGGACCACTGGCTGGATTACAGGTTCAGTTAGCGTTATAACGAGTTCTGCCATTACGAGCAAGGGAAGAAGGTTGGAATATGACAGCATTCTTATTTATGTAAGGAGTTTAGACCTTTCAAACAATAAGCTGACCGGTGAGATTCCTGAAGAAATAACAAGCCTTGTACAGCTACAATCTTTGAACTTGTCAAATAATCTTTTAAGTGGGAGAATTCCAAAGGATATGGGTGCTATGCAATCATTGCAATCTCTTGATTTTTCTCAAAACCTACTTATTGGTGAAATCCCACAAAGCATGGCAAGCTTGTCTAAGTTGAGCCGCTTAAACTTATCCTATAACAAATTGTCAGGAAGAATTCCTGTAAGCACTCAGTTAGGAAGTTTGGAGGCCTCAAGTTTCATCGGCAACAACCTTTCCGGACCTCCGCTTACTAAGGACCCGAGAGACGCTCATACAGTTCAGATCGATAAAGAAAGCAGAACAGCAGACGAAGAAGCTGGAGTGGTGGATTGGTTCTACGTGTATGTGAGCATTGCTCCGGGATTTGTGGTAGGCTTTTGGGTTGTAGTGGGTCCTTTAGCTTTTAATAGGCAATGGAGGGATTTATATTTTGCTCACTTAAATCGGTTATGGAACAAAATTTTGGAATGCTGTAATTgtatgttatga